The Cutaneotrichosporon cavernicola HIS019 DNA, chromosome: 5 DNA segment CTGCCCCAGGGATCGGAATGCTCCCCGCAACAACTGACCAGGCGCGGCCCGGTCCGCTCCTCTACCGGTCCCATGACTTGCCATTCCGCCACAAACGCCCAAACGCCCAACATCTATCATCAACCAACATCATCATCACACAGTCCTTTCATCCTGCACGATTGCACGATTGCACGATTGCACTCATATGCGCATACCCGACAATTGCATGCCTTAACCTGGCCAGCCCTAGAACATCAGCACGCTCCACTTAATGCCTATATGAAGGAGACATATTACATTGGCAAGTGTTATCAACCGTATTTGTACAACAGAGTATGCTAGTGTTGAATCAACCAACGTGTGACATGTCTAGAGAAAGGACATTGTGCGCGTAATGTGCACAGTACTGGCGCTTCCACTACGTCGATGGCGTCCAGTTCCACTGCCGGCACCCCAGTCCACGGCAACTCCGTTGCCTAAACCGAGCAGTCGGCTATTTCGCCCGGCCGTTCTCGAGGGTGCGCCGCAGCGCCGCCCGCTCTTTGTCACGGACGCTTGGGCTTTCGCTCGCTTTGCGCATGAACTGGAAGGGAACTAGCGGTGAGCCTGGGCCTGGGCTCTTCTCGGGCGATAGCGACGCCGCACGAAGGGGCAGCGGCGTTGTGGCGTGGGCTACAGGTGATGTGGTGGATTGCGCCGGCAAGTTCGCGCGGCAAGGGGTTCCCGGTCCGATAGATGACAATGACGACGTGGCGCGTTTCAgactcgcgctcgtgaCTGTCACCGGGGACGTGTTCCAGCCGGACGACGAGTCAGTTGCCTCAATCTCGTCGGCAAAGTGCGACAGCAGGTAGCGCGTGAGTTCACAccacccccctcccacGCGCACCATGACCGTCTTGGACTCTAAGATGCGGCAGAAACACATGCGCGCGCGGGCGCCGTAACCGATCCAGTAGCGGCCCGACTCGTCCTTCCACTCGTCGGGCGAGAGGCGGCCAGCGGGAACAATGGGGACTCTCAGCTACTGTTAGTGTGGAACGACTTGGACGACTCACGTCTAATTCCCTGAGGACGTTCTGCACAGCTGCGTCCAGCGTGCTCTtctcgcgcgtcgcctTGAACTTGGGCTTACGCGTGGCggaggccgacgtcggtggCTCGCTGCCGAACCgggcgcgaggtcgagtggGTGTcggcgcctcggcgaggctAGCGAGGTTGGCAGACGAACTTGTGGAGCGCGATAGACGGCTAGTGGATCGCGAAGTAGACAGCTTGAATGGAACTGGCACGGTCGGCGTCATGGCTCGGGGAATGGTTCTGCTGGGCATGCTGATGCTGGTTGGGAGGCTACTGCGTGGACGCGACATGGTCTTGGGGGTGAACGGTACGTTATCTAACGATGGGCGAGAGCGTCTAACGCGAGCCTGCGTCGTGTCCGATAACACAcggctcggcgtcggagTGCCCCAGTCTTGGGTCCCGTTCGTGAACATGGAATTCGTCCTGGTACGCCGTGGAGCTGGGTTTAAGGGCAGACGAGGCTTAGCTCGTCGCTCCGAGGCGGTCGCAGAACTTTCAGCAGTGGAGCTGCCCGCCACCGAGTCCTCTTCAGCGACCACTCGTAACTCCCTCCAGGTGTTGGAAACTCGGCGCCGCtccagcgcgacgcgcgagtCGCCCAGTAGTGGAAGAGATAGGTTTTGAAGAGTGTCAAATGCAGCTTGCGCTTCGCCTTCAGCTGCCCGCGTAGCTTCCCGGCCAGCTCCCGCGTCGACAgtgtcgaggagacggcTAAATGCCTCATCGCACACGTTCGCGGCATCGGAAACCTTGGCCAAGCCCTTCAGGTCCGGAACCAGGAACCCCTGACTCGCAACCTTGTCAAGCAGCATCTTTAGTTCAGGCGAGTAGGGTTGCGCACGGGCAATGGACCGCGCAGTGTCCGCAATCGCGGTGAAcgccttggcgagctgctcggcctcggaggAATTCGGCAGACGGCGCCGCTTGGGGGTGGCACGAAGCTGGGCAGGCGATGGGTGGACGATGGCCTCCAGGTCTAATGCATCGAGGCCGCCGGATAACGATTGGACCTTCTTGGCCACTTGATCGGGAGTGCGGGGGATGTCGCCGCTGGTGACGTTGACAGGCGTGACAGAGCGCGCCAGGAGCGACTGCGCGacaacgtcctcgagctgccgTTGCCacttctcggccttggtgaTCTGCCCGAGAGCGGCTTCCCGCGCCACGTCCGCCGATGAGAAGACGTCTGCGGCCTTGCGCATGTCTATGCCATCTGATGCGTCGGCACCGAGAACATCGTTGAGTTTGGTAACCAGCATGCGGACGGTCGAAGCGTGTTTGCCGATCGCCTCCGCGCCTGTGCGGATGCTCTCCACGGCATGCTCGTGGCGCGAAGTCGGgttgtcgtccttgaggtggccgagctcgtccatcaAGCGGCTGAGAGTGGTCTGGAGCTGCTCCTTGGCTGCCTCCAAGGACTGAGTTGCGCTGCGCACAGGAGCCGCCCAGCGCTCGTAAGCGAGGCGGTCGTGCACACCCGAGAGCCGTGCAATGGAAGCCATGACGCGGGCCGACTGGTGGTTGACCTCACTGCGCACTCGTttgtcgagggcgacgaggtctgGCATGGTTGACATGAACATCGAGCGCTCCCCCACGCGGTCCACAGGCGTTAACGGCGGTGTCAAGGGACCGCTGGATCCTCTCAGCTCATCATCTGGCGACCACGCGGAAGAGGACGGCTCTTGTCCAGACACGAGACCGACTCTCGGGATGATGCTGTCGTTCCATTCAGTGACGCGCCCCCGCAGGTCGGCAACGATGGCGTCGGATGCAACGGAAGTGGCCTCGGGGAGGCTGTTgccggcggcctcgagttGCTCGACGAGTCGGTTGGCCTCGCCTTGCAAATCTCGGACTGTCTTCGCCTGCGCCGACACACGCTGGAAGACATCCAGCTCGTGACACGCTTCGACCATGTTATCTCTAGTTTGCTTGAACGTCGATTCTAAGGGAGGAATCGCATCCAATGTGAAGGGCATCGCACGGAGTCGTCCCATGTCGCGGTCGAACTCGGAGGCCCGCTCCTGGAGGGCACTGAGGTCGTCATTGAGTGTAGTGGGCAGTGAGGATGGTGAACAAGGGGACCAGGCAGCTAAGTTGATTGCACGGATGACGTCAGATCGCAAAGAGCTTAACCCGTTCGAGATCTCCTCGTTCGCCTCCCGAATGCTGAGGACGAGCGGTACAGCATCGGCATCACTGCGCATtcgcttggcgagctctGCGCATCGCTTACCAAGTGATATGAGGTCGtgcgagtcgtcgtcgactaGTGGGCCCAGGTCGTCGGGGACACCGTCCTGCGGCAAGTGAGGCTTGACTGCCATGGACGCGCTGGACAGCGCCTTGCGGTACTGCATGACGGCCAGGACAGTGGTCTCGTGGGCGTCAGTGGCAGCTCTCGTCGCCatgtcgccctcgtcggtcCACGAAGCGATGTTCCGGAGCCACTCTGAATGGTCGCCCCCGTTTGAAGCCACGCCACCAAGGGTTGGTCGGGGAGCCGTGTCTGACCCCATCTCAAGCTGCAGAATCGCCTGCTGTAGGTGTTCCCGGAGCATTTGCACTCTGGCGTGTTGCGCTTGCAGAGCTTCCCGGGCCCTGAGGAGTTGGCCGTAGTACGCGAGCATCTTGTCGCCCAGGTCCAGGTCGACCTCAGCGTCGCTGCGCGCCTCGTTGAGGGCAGCGAAGACGGCCTCGTTATggtcgtccttggccggGAAGGCGGGGTGCGATGGCATCGGTAACGATTCGGCGTCCAAGGGCGGGGGAAGAGCCGAACTCGCGTCGGCGAACATCTGCTGCAGCGCCGCATGCTTGCTGCTCGTGGGGACCTGAGACAGAGCACTCTTGATCTCAACCAAGAAGTCGGACCCAGCCTTCCCCGCGCGTGCCGACCGTGAGAAGTGGTCATGGCCCTTACGGCACTGCTGCTCGAACGACGTGCACCACGTCACCTTGTTGCCAATGTCTGTGGCTctggcctcgagctcttCTTGCAGATCAATCAGAGCATCGGGGATGGCGTGCTGGCCGTCCTCTTCCAGCGGACCATCGACACCGCCAAGGTCCTTGAGGCAGCCAGCTTGGTCAATCATCTTGTCGAGGATTGCGCCGCTGCGCTTAACCAGGTTATACTGCAGATTACGGTGCCGCGTCTGCAGTCCAACCAACTGTGAGCGGAGGATCGAGATGTGTAGTGCCGACCGGGGCACATTGTGTGGCTTTGACGGGGATCCCGGAAGCTTTGTGGGTGAAGGGGTTCGGGTTGGAGAGCGTGGAATCTGTGTGGATCCAAGGGGCGGTGTCATGGGAGCCACTGCGTCTTCTGGAAGCGATTGCTCTGACGACGAGAGGCGAATCTTGGGCGAAGGTGGCAGTTGTGCCGAGCTGCGTCTCCGTCGTGGTTCCCATCGGAGTATGGTGGCCGCGCCTGGCAGCCACGCTTGGGCTTCGGCCACGACATGGTCGATCTCGTCTGCAACGCTCTCAGTCTCGCGTCGGACTTCGTAACGCAAGTCGTCCCAATGCAGGCGGAGGGACGTGAGCTCGAGTATCGACCCACGATTGCGTAGGACGGCGAGCAGTtggtcgatgaggaggatTAGGTCGAGTGTGACCTCGACAAGATCGGTGGACGGTTGCGTCAGGGGAACACGGGTCATTTCTGGGCAGGTGTCAGAACGACATCTCGGGTTTGCCAAGACGGTGGCATGTAGACGTACGGCGTGTCTTCTCCTTCATGCGCTCCATATCGCCATCGTCAAagcgctcgacctcgtcgacgagcgcgttTCGTTCATTGACCCATGCGGCGAGCTGAGCTTTGTTTGGTAGTCGCCACTTGGACGATtccgcgccggcgcggaCATAGCCTGCCGTGCTTCCTGGGTCTGGTACGAGGACCGGGTGAACGAAGGGGTATACGGGCGCTAGGGCCTTTAGAGACTGGGAGCGTCAACTGATTGTTCAGACATTGTGGTGAATGCCAGACTcacctcgagcttgccTTCAAACCACCtgcgcttctcgacgaACGCGAGCAGTTCCTGCTGGTCGGCGTAGGATAAATCCTGTGGCCTAGGATTTGTGTTGTCTGTTTCTCCGTTCATGTTGGAAACAACGAGTGTGATGTTGGATTTAGATGTCGAGCATCACAGAGAGAAAGCGAGGGGTTTGTCGAACAAGTGCAGGTGGTGGTTGAGAGTATGGTGGTGAGAAAGGAGCGTGCGCCGTGTGTGGAAGAGTGGGTGGCTAGGTGGGAAATGTGGGAATGTGGAAGGGTGCGgtgtggtgggtggggcAAGCAACCTTGAAAGTTGGCGTTGGAGGAAGAGCAATGAAGAGGATGTAGGAGGAGTAGAGAGAATAATCGAAGAGAGAAtagatgaggaagaggaagaggatgaggatgaggatgagtgATTGCGAGTGATGAGACCAAGATGAAGAAGTGAATGAATCAACGAGATCCAACGTGTTGATGATGCTCGGATCACCTGTAGTTTGTATCACGCGCCTCTTTGACTGTCATTTGAATTGACATTTCAGCCATGTAGTTGTAAATGCCGTAATAGGATTGTTCCTGTAATGCTTTGTGATGGTTTGGTCTGGGCTTACCAGGCACGAGTGTTTTGGGTGTGGTGTGCCGATGTCCGCGTTAGCAGAGTGCCGAAGCTGAGACTACAACTGACCCACTCTGTCATTAACACGTACTGCAGTTAGACAGCTCAGAGTCCTTGTTGATTCCACTCGGTTTACTCACATCACCATTCAACCCAACTACCAACTACACTACCCTACTACTCGTCTTACCACCTCAATCACCCCTGATATGTTCAACTCATAGCCTCTACCATGCTCCGACACTCCATCAGGCTCCCCATCACGCCCACTCTGCAGCCACGACCAGCCTGGCCATCACCCAACGCTGTCGCGTCATCGTCCCGCCGCCCTCTATCCACTCGCGCTCCCCCAACACCACCTCCACAGCACTACAGCTACACCCTTCTGCTCAAGGGCAAGTTGAAATATGACGCGCAATGGATACAGCCCCGACTGCATCAACAAGCCTCGGTTGGGACCCCGCCCTTGCACTTTGGGCGCAGCTGGGTAGCTTTCGGGACGAGTCGACCAAGTACACATCTGCTTCTTGGGGCTAGATCGTATGGCGTCGGGGCTCTGATTCGGAATGTACCGCAGTTGGGGACGATACGCGGTTTCCATGCAACGTCGCGCCGTCAAGCCCTCCCTCTCGTGCcggccctcggcgctctTCTCAAGGTATGAAATACCCAAGTTGGCAAACCGTTGCTCATGCGCAAGGGAACCACGTTGCTCACACTTGCGACAGGCCTGTCGAGAGTGCTCCTCTCGTTTTTACCCATTGGAACGCTTGCCATGTTCCGGTTCCGCAGGCCCGTCGACTGGCTAGCCAAGGACAAGCGGATCCCAAAGGCGTcgcccgacgccgaggagtTTTGGAAGATGTGGTGTGAGGGGGAGAAAGGCATTTCCCTTACACAGGCCGACGCGATCTCACTGGTCGAGGCGCCCGAGACCCCGAATGGCGATCTCATCTCACCCGACGGCCGTATTGCGTACGTGCTCCCAATGCGAGCGACAACTCGCGAAAGATGGCGCGACAAGCAGCCGATCAAGCCtgaggacgttgacgagAATACCCGTGCCCACGCCAAATGGGTCAAGCGCATGGCGGCCAGCCTGCGCCGTGGGTACTTCTTCCTACCACCCCTTCCGTCAGTCAGCGTACGGTTCTACAACGAGCTCTCGACCAAGGAGCagcacgaggtcgacgcaCTGCGGCAATACTGGACGAGTCTGCGAATGTTCAAGGACCGACTGTACATGACGCGGTGGATCGTCACTCTGCTCTTCTTCATGCCTgtgctcctgctccttggtgtttgggcgacggcgctggAGCGGGTGCCTGTCACagggcggtggcggctAATTCTGCTcacgaccgaggaggaggaggccgtcgCCGCAAGTCTCGAGGGCGCAAATTGGTACAAGAGCGTCATCAACCTGCTCTCAACGCCCGAGAAATCTGCCCCGCCCATTGTGCCGTTGAATGACTGGCGATGGCAGTGGGTGCAGAGCACGCTTCGACGCCTCGAGGCTGGCGTgcttgccgccgtcgagcgcgttGACGGTGGCGAGTTGGGCAGGCccatcgacgccgatgaAGACAGCATTTGGCCTCCACCATCCAAGTACCCGCTGCGGCCTCGGCTTCGCGCCTCTGCGCGCCTCCACGCAAGGCTACCAGGCAGCACCAAGGACGCGAGGTCAGAGAACATGGAGGTCGGGCCGCCGTACAATGTCATGCTCATGGACGCGCCGGACTGCAACGCGTTCTCGTACGGGTTCGGTGGCAAGAGTGCGGGTGGCATAGTCATCTTCACAGGCCTGCTGGACGAGATCCTTGCACACAACACAGCATCTGAGTTTGAggcaccgccacccaaaCCCAGAGGGTTCCTCGACGGTTTATTCTCGACCGCACCGCCGCTGCAAACTCACGCTCCGCCAACAGAGGAGCAGACACTTCATCTGGCCATGGTGCTCGCCCATGAGATGGGTCACCTCCTACTCTCGCACCACCTCGAGACTCTGTCGCACCAGCAGGTGTTGTGGCCGTCCATTCTGGGGTTGCAGGTCGACATCATCCGCGCGATCATCTGGCCGTTCACGATCTTCTTGGGTCCCGCTGTCAACGATGCCTTGGCGAGCCTTGGGCGTacgacggccgaggagatgaaggagcACTTCGGGCACGTCGGCTTTGAGCGGCGACACGAGTATGAGGCGGACCTTGTCGGCATGAGGTGGGTCTTAGGAAGGGTGTGCTGACGATATAGGGTGCTCGCTCATGCGTACTTTGACCCGCGGAAGGCAGTGAAGAACTTTGCGGGCAGCATCGcctcgctcgaggagatcggGAATGGGGAGGGTTCGCTTCTCGACATGATCAAGCTGTGGAGCTGGTCAAGCCACccgtcgacgacggagAGGACGGAGGCGATGCGTACCGAGTTGAGCCGCTGGGCTGCTTACGATGACAAGGAGCGGGAATAGGTGCGCGAACGGTTGCGGGAAGCGGGAGTAGAAGTGTAAAGGGGGTTAGGCTACTTGTGGAGTGCGTAGAAGGGAGAAGCCTGCCTTGATAGATATTACCATGTTGTCACTACTCGCTGTTCAATCTTGTTTTGCAAGTGGGtcgggcgaggtggaggtcgtTGAATGTGGTCACTGTACGGGGTATTGTCGCGTGCCTCGCCAAGCCAGAATCCCGATCCCGACAACAGCCGCATTTTACCGACTGAGCGCTTGGCTCACTGACTGACCAAACAACACTCAACACTCaacagcgaggacgacgcctTTGGCATTGACGACGGCCTTAGGGCCGAGGAAGAACACGAGGAATTGAGACTTGGAGAGAACGGAGTAGAGCGTCCGCGGAGGTCAGCGGACAGCTGAACGAGCCAGACAGGGACAGAGAGGtagggagagagagagagagggaagggCAGGAGCACAGGCTGCGCTGACACGGCGCCagatgagatgagagcGATGAGAAGAATGAATTCCGGCGCGTCACGGCCACGTCTCCTCGGATTCTTTAAGTGTTCCACAATCCGCGACCAGCAACATGATAGCATACACAATGCGGGGTAGGATTGTGTCTAGGGCGCTTAGACGGGAATCGTGCACCGATATCTGTTGGCCGACGCTGCTCCTGAGGATTCTGGTACATCTCGCAGTGGACAATGCGCTGGGATAGCATAGCGCACCCTTTCATGATGGACGGTTGAACAAGGTGTTTGATTGAGGAGGGCCGGCGGCGCTATCAGTTAATTGATCCGTGCAAGAGGCGTCGGGTTGCGTCGGCAACGCCCAGAACGAAATGAACAAAGAGCTGCGTATCTCTCAGGAGCAGGGAACCAGGATCCTAACATACTGCCTCTTATATGCATCTACAACTTTGTTACATTCTGCAAATATTGATGGTAGGATTTCCGAGGAAATTGATGATAATGTTGTTACGTACATTTATCCCTCGGCAAGTGCCTGAGATTATGGCCAAGCTCCAGTTGCAACTAAGCGCTCTTTGTCCCAGTTTGTCCCAGCCGCCTATCTCCCGCCCGACTCAACCATCCCCTCATGGGCCGACACAGTTCCGGCCCAGTTGGCCCAGCTCAAGAAAGCCAGAGAGGGGAGACATAAGAATATCGACGCTGTTCCTTTCTCTCCCAGTTACCCGTTACCCCACATACACCATGTCGCAGAaggtcgtcatcatcgGTTCTGGTATGTCTCGGCGTTGAGCGTCGGCGCCGCCCTATCTGATCTGATGGGCGCATTGGCGTGGGGCGATTTTTTCCAGCAAGAGAACAAGGgcactaaccccaggcgTGTTCGGCATGTCCACCGCCCTCTGGATGCTCCAGACGGAGAAGGACAAGTACGACGTCACGATCCTCGAGAAGTGCGAGACTGTGCCGGCGCCGGATGCCGCATCGACTGGTGAGTTGGAGCTGGCGACTGAGATGTggaagggcgaggtgtGGTGACATGACACACCGAGGGTGGCGCATAGGTTGAGGGGAGTAGGAGCCGACTGAGTGGCGAGCATCGAGCATGGGTCGAAGCGCTCCGCTAGTATGACAGCTGGGGTTTTCGAGTCAGAATTCTGGGCTCAACAAAGCGCCTGGGAGGACTGCAAGGTCGTGGTGACAAACCTCAGTCCTTGGCCCGACAGCCGCGGGTCTACGTGCCCCGAGTCAAGTTTCTGCAAACGCTCTCCGACAGCCTCCAAAAACAgccgctgaccccagacaTCAACAAGATCATCCGTGCGGGTGACTacgccgaccccgagctGTCGGCCCTCTcggtcgaggccgtcgagatGTGGAAGCGCCCCGAATGGGAGGGATGCTACCACGAGAGCGGCGTCATGTGCCTGTCGGGCTCGGACCCGCGCGGCACACAGTACGTGCAGGAGTCGTACAAGAACTGCAATgctctcaacctcgagccTCGGGCCAAGAACAGCAGCGCCGACATCAAGGGCGTGTTCCCTCCCGAGCTTG contains these protein-coding regions:
- a CDS encoding uncharacterized protein (Growth-Arrest-Specific Protein 2 Domain), with protein sequence MNGETDNTNPRPQDLSYADQQELLAFVEKRRWFEGKLESLKALAPVYPFVHPVLVPDPGSTAGYVRAGAESSKWRLPNKAQLAAWVNERNALVDEVERFDDGDMERMKEKTRQMTRVPLTQPSTDLVEVTLDLILLIDQLLAVLRNRGSILELTSLRLHWDDLRYEVRRETESVADEIDHVVAEAQAWLPGAATILRWEPRRRRSSAQLPPSPKIRLSSSEQSLPEDAVAPMTPPLGSTQIPRSPTRTPSPTKLPGSPSKPHNVPRSALHISILRSQLVGLQTRHRNLQYNLVKRSGAILDKMIDQAGCLKDLGGVDGPLEEDGQHAIPDALIDLQEELEARATDIGNKVTWCTSFEQQCRKGHDHFSRSARAGKAGSDFLVEIKSALSQVPTSSKHAALQQMFADASSALPPPLDAESLPMPSHPAFPAKDDHNEAVFAALNEARSDAEVDLDLGDKMLAYYGQLLRAREALQAQHARVQMLREHLQQAILQLEMGSDTAPRPTLGGVASNGGDHSEWLRNIASWTDEGDMATRAATDAHETTVLAVMQYRKALSSASMAVKPHLPQDGVPDDLGPLVDDDSHDLISLGKRCAELAKRMRSDADAVPLVLSIREANEEISNGLSSLRSDVIRAINLAAWSPCSPSSLPTTLNDDLSALQERASEFDRDMGRLRAMPFTLDAIPPLESTFKQTRDNMVEACHELDVFQRVSAQAKTVRDLQGEANRLVEQLEAAGNSLPEATSVASDAIVADLRGRVTEWNDSIIPRVGLVSGQEPSSSAWSPDDELRGSSGPLTPPLTPVDRVGERSMFMSTMPDLVALDKRVRSEVNHQSARVMASIARLSGVHDRLAYERWAAPVRSATQSLEAAKEQLQTTLSRLMDELGHLKDDNPTSRHEHAVESIRTGAEAIGKHASTVRMLVTKLNDVLGADASDGIDMRKAADVFSSADVAREAALGQITKAEKWQRQLEDVVAQSLLARSVTPVNVTSGDIPRTPDQVAKKVQSLSGGLDALDLEAIVHPSPAQLRATPKRRRLPNSSEAEQLAKAFTAIADTARSIARAQPYSPELKMLLDKVASQGFLVPDLKGLAKVSDAANVCDEAFSRLLDTVDAGAGREATRAAEGEAQAAFDTLQNLSLPLLGDSRVALERRRVSNTWRELRVVAEEDSVAGSSTAESSATASERRAKPRLPLNPAPRRTRTNSMFTNGTQDWGTPTPSRVLSDTTQARVRRSRPSLDNVPFTPKTMSRPRSSLPTSISMPSRTIPRAMTPTVPVPFKLSTSRSTSRLSRSTSSSANLASLAEAPTPTRPRARFGSEPPTSASATRKPKFKATREKSTLDAAVQNVLRELDLRVPIVPAGRLSPDEWKDESGRYWIGYGARARMCFCRILESKTVMVRVGGGWCELTRYLLSHFADEIEATDSSSGWNTSPVTVTSASLKRATSSLSSIGPGTPCRANLPAQSTTSPVAHATTPLPLRAASLSPEKSPGPGSPLVPFQFMRKASESPSVRDKERAALRRTLENGRAK
- a CDS encoding uncharacterized protein (Peptidase family M48); this encodes MLRHSIRLPITPTLQPRPAWPSPNAVASSSRRPLSTRAPPTPPPQHYSYTLLLKGKLKYDAQWIQPRLHQQASVGTPPLHFGRSWVAFGTSRPSTHLLLGARSYGVGALIRNVPQLGTIRGFHATSRRQALPLVPALGALLKGTTLLTLATGLSRVLLSFLPIGTLAMFRFRRPVDWLAKDKRIPKASPDAEEFWKMWCEGEKGISLTQADAISLVEAPETPNGDLISPDGRIAYVLPMRATTRERWRDKQPIKPEDVDENTRAHAKWVKRMAASLRRGYFFLPPLPSVSVRFYNELSTKEQHEVDALRQYWTSLRMFKDRLYMTRWIVTLLFFMPVLLLLGVWATALERVPVTGRWRLILLTTEEEEAVAASLEGANWYKSVINLLSTPEKSAPPIVPLNDWRWQWVQSTLRRLEAGVLAAVERVDGGELGRPIDADEDSIWPPPSKYPLRPRLRASARLHARLPGSTKDARSENMEVGPPYNVMLMDAPDCNAFSYGFGGKSAGGIVIFTGLLDEILAHNTASEFEAPPPKPRGFLDGLFSTAPPLQTHAPPTEEQTLHLAMVLAHEMGHLLLSHHLETLSHQQVLWPSILGLQVDIIRAIIWPFTIFLGPAVNDALASLGRTTAEEMKEHFGHVGFERRHEYEADLVGMRVLAHAYFDPRKAVKNFAGSIASLEEIGNGEGSLLDMIKLWSWSSHPSTTERTEAMRTELSRWAAYDDKERE